Proteins from a genomic interval of Mustela lutreola isolate mMusLut2 chromosome 4, mMusLut2.pri, whole genome shotgun sequence:
- the LOC131830292 gene encoding olfactory receptor 6C74-like — protein sequence MSMEMGNGTTVQEFTLEGFPALQHLGKVLFLVHLLAYVVSTVGNAVIITITYADSRLHTPMYLFLSIFSFLECGVLNTVIPKLLLIFLLGRQTISFPACFIQAFITVFLGAVAFLLIAVMSLDRYVAICKPLHYLTIMNLKTCSLLVTVCFTLPFPFITGPLIKFSQLSFCGPLIIPHFFCDVGPLIHLSCSDTRSFEMLTFALALFILITSLIITIIAYSNIVVTIIQLPSAKEKQRAFSTCSSHLIVLSLMYGSCVFIYVKPKQANRLDSNREAALVNTVVTPLLNPVIYTLRNKQVHQALKETMCRMKISR from the coding sequence ATGTCCATGGAAATGGGGAATGGGACAACTGTCCAAGAATTCACCTTGGAGGGGTTTCCTGCCCTCCAGCATCTGGGAAAGGTCCTCTTCCTGGTGCACCTGCTGGCATATGTGGTGTCCACTGTAGGCAATGCTGTCATAATCACCATCACCTATGCTGATTCCCGGCTCCACACACCAATGTACTTGTTCCTTAGCATCTTTTCCTTCTTGGAATGTGGTGTCCTAAATACTGTTATTCCTAAGTTGTTGCTCATCTTTCTTTTAGGCAGGCAAACCATTTCCTTTCCTGCCTGTTTCATACAAGCCTTTATTACTGTATTTCTTGGAGCAGTAGCTTTCCTCCTCATAGCCGTGATGTCTCTGGATCGGTATGTGGCCATTTGCAAGCCTCTGCATTACCTGACCATCATGAACCTGAAGACTTGCTCCCTCCTGGTCACTGTGTGCTTCACTTTGCCCTTCCCTTTCATCACTGGTCCACTGATAAAGTTTTCCCAGTTATCCTTCTGTGGTCCCCTTATCATCCCCCACTTCTTCTGTGACGTTGGCCCCCTGATTCATCTCTCCTGCTCTGATACCAGGTCTTTTGAAATGTTGACTTTTGCTCTCGCTTTGTTTATCCTTATAACATCCCTTATCATAACCATCATTGCCTACAGCAACATAGTAGTCACAATCATACAACTCCCATCAGCCAAGGAGAAACAGAGGGCTTTCTCTACCTGCTCCTCTCACCTCATAGTCCTCTCTCTGATGTACGGCAGCTGTGTGTTCATATATGTGAAACCAAAGCAAGCGAACAGGCTAGACTCCAACAGGGAGGCTGCCCTTGTGAACACGGTGGTGACCCCGTTGCTCAACCCTGTCATCTACACTCTGCGGAACAAGCAGGTCCACCAGGCTCTGAAGGAGACGATGTGCAGAATGAAaatatcaagataa